One window of the Cryptomeria japonica chromosome 7, Sugi_1.0, whole genome shotgun sequence genome contains the following:
- the LOC131074277 gene encoding ribosome biogenesis protein WDR12 homolog gives MDTAQENGSEQNKEESRQVQVRFTTKLPPESKVPSTSFVVPANLTRYGLSEVINTILGHEKPQRFDFLVEGELVRTSLEKLLLIKNISAEKILNIEYILAVVPPNKEEPLLHKDWVSAVDGSCSSFIFSVSYDNIGRIWKADGSCTHVLEGHRDAITSAAFVKIQDYNLNSLNLATASKDRTLRLWQFIPNEHTTDVKMVRPCKLLRGHTNSVQTVSASPNGNLICSGSWDCSIKIWQVSGELDIESNGGLLKKRKLEDAAIPTKQLDSQIEASKTLEGHTQCVSSVVWFGKDTIYSASWDHSVRSWVVETGVNANTLSCGKVLLCLSIGGENSALIAAAGADSVLRIWDPRLPGSLKPILQLSSHKSWISACKWHAESKHHLISASYDGTVKLWDIRSKVPLATLEAHTDKVLCADWWKGDRIVSGGAESKLQIFSNLNIR, from the coding sequence ATGGACACAGCACAAGAAAATGGTTCCGAGCAGAATAAGGAAGAATCTCGGCAGGTGCAGGTTCGATTCACAACAAAACTGCCGCCTGAATCAAAAGTTCCATCCACATCCTTCGTTGTTCCTGCCAATCTCACCAGATATGGCCTCTCAGAAGTCATCAATACCATTCTTGGCCATGAAAAACCTCAgcgatttgattttcttgttgaaggGGAATTGGTTCGAACATCTCTTGAAAAGCTGCTGCTCATCAAGAACATTTCTGCGGAAAAAATTCTTAATATAGAATATATACTAGCAGTGGTTCCTCCTAATAAGGAAGAGCCCCTTTTACATAAAGATTGGGTCAGTGCAGTTGATGGTTCTTGTTCCAGCTTCATATTTAGTGTCTCGTATGATAACATAGGAAGGATATGGAAAGCAGATGGATCATGTACGCATGTTTTGGAGGGACACAGAGATGCTATCACTTCTGCTGCTTTTGTGAAAATACAAGATTATAATCTGAACTCTCTAAACCTAGCTACTGCCTCAAAGGATCGGACTCTACGACTCTGGCAGTTCATCCCCAATGAGCACACAACAGATGTGAAAATGGTCAGGCCTTGCAAATTGTTGAGAGGTCATACTAACTCTGTTCAGACTGTTTCAGCAAGCCCAAATGGGAATTTGATTTGCTCAGGTTCTTGGGACTGCTCAATCAAAATATGGCAAGTTTCTGGAGAGTTGGATATTGAAAGCAATGGCGGTTTGCTGAAGAAGAGAAAATTGGAAGATGCAGCGATTCCAACAAAGCAGCTTGATTCTCAGATTGAAGCATCAAAGACATTGGAAGGACATACACAATGTGtttcttcagttgtgtggtttggAAAGGATACAATTTATTCTGCTTCCTGGGACCATTCAGTTAGGAGCTGGGTTGTTGAAACTGGGGTCAATGCAAACACTCTGAGTTGTGGTAAAGTGCTTCTTTGTTTAAGTATTGGTGGGGAAAACTCCGCACTAATTGCTGCAGCTGGGGCTGATAGTGTTCTTAGAATATGGGATCCTCGTTTGCCAGGGTCTCTTAAGCCTATTCTTCAATTGTCATCACACAAATCTTGGATCTCAGCATGCAAGTGGCATGCGGAGTCCAAGCATCATTTGATCTCAGCATCGTATGATGGGACAGTAAAGCTGTGGGATATAAGAAGCAAGGTTCCATTAGCCACGCTAGAAGCACATACAGATAAGGTTCTATGTGCAGACTGGTGGAAAGGAGACCGTATAGTTAGCGGTGGCGCTGAAtcaaagttgcagatattttcaaacctcaacattagatGA
- the LOC131074260 gene encoding uncharacterized protein LOC131074260: protein MGETFYKDPYGRGTYSWPPRIPRRTITIAFLSTLGVAGVGWLLFSQEPFASKLEPLTSEMKKLMRGTKPPTVPTEKDGVIAVEGPVVPSHPKSRTLSATGIPRGQAEGRNIQGVKR, encoded by the exons ATGGGTGAAACATTCTACAAAGACCCTTACGGCAGGGGAACGTATTCATGGCCACCCCGAATCCCCAGAAGAACAATCACCATTGCTTTCCTTTCCACCCTTGGCGTTGCAG GCGTGGGATGGCTGTTGTTCAGCCAGGAGCCGTTCGCGTCGAAGCTCGAACCCTTGACGTCGGAAATGAAAAAATTGATGAGAGGGACAAAACCTCCCACCGTGCCGACCGAGAAAGATGGCGTCATTGCGGTCGAGGGACCGGTTGTGCCATCGCATCCCAAGTCGAGAACTCTGTCGGCAACCGGCATACCCCGTGGCCAGGCCGAGGGTCGAAATATTCAGGGCGTTAAGCGCTGA